The Flavobacterium sp. 140616W15 sequence TATTTTCCAATTAGGAGCAAGTGTAGAAGAGATGGTAAATATGTCTGCTATTGCAGTTATAGATGCTCAAGAAAAGCAGATTAAAAAGAATAATTTAACAAAATAACATGATGTAAATAAGTATTGTTTTTAGTTGTCGTATTTTTACTTCAAATTTTGTTATATTTGGCAATTATTAACATTATATTATGATTACACATTTGCAAGGAAAATTGGTAGAAAAAACCCCTACCGAAGTTGTTATTGATTGCGGGGGAGTTGGGTATCACGTAAATATATCCTTGCATACCTATTCTTTAATTCCAAATAATGATCTTATAAAATTGTATACGCATCTTCAAATCAAAGAAGATGCGCATACATTATTTGGTTTTGTAGAGAAATCTGAAAGAGAAATTTTCAGAATGTTACTATCCGTTTCAGGAATTGGAGCAAATATTGCCAGAACAATGCTGTCTTCATTAGATCCGAAACAAATAATTAATGCAATAGCATCCGGAGATGTCGGTGTAATTCAATCAATAAAAGGTATTGGGAACAAAACAGCCCAACGAGTAATCCTTGATTTGAAAGAAAAAATTGTTAAATTGTACGATTTAGATGAAGTTTCGATGCTTCAAAACAATACAAACAGAGATGAAGCGTTATCTGCTTTAGAAGTTTTAGGATTTGTTAGAAAAACATCTGAAAAAGTGATTGAGAAAATCATTAAAGAAGATCCTGAGGCAACTGTCGAGTCATTAATTAAGAAGGCTTTAAAAAGTTTATAAAAACGTACATAAAAACATTCAGGATATATGCATAAAATTTGTATTTCTTTACTGGTTTTATTTTGTGGGTTTGTATCGAATGCTCAGGTAAAAGAAGAGACTCAAGATACAACGAAAACAGGGTATTCTGTTGGTAAAATACAAATAAAAGATCCGCAAAGCATTCTTTCGGCATATACCTATGACCCTATAACAGATCGTTACATTTATACTAATACAGTAGATGGATTTTCGATTAATTACCCTATTATTTTAACGCCAGAAGAGTATGAAAGATTAATCTTAAAAGAATCTCGTAGAGAATATTTTAAGAAAAAAGTAGATGCTATTGATGGTAAAAAAGATGGGGCCGAAGATGCTAAAAAAGATTTACTTCCTAGATATTATATTAAGTCTGGACTTTTCGAATCTATTTTTGGAAGTAACACTATTGATGTAAAACCAACTGGTTCTGTTGAAATAGATTTAGGAGCTCGCTATACCAAACAAGACAATCCATCTTTTTCTCCTAGAAATAGGTCAAATCTTTCTTTCGATTTTGATCAGCGTATTAGTATGAGTTTACAAGGAAAAGTAGGTACGCGATTAAATGTAAATGCTAATTACGATACGCAGTCTACATTTGCTTTTCAAAATTTAATAAAGTTAGAATACACTCCATCCGAAGACGATATCATTCAGAAAATTGAAGTTGGTAATGTAAGTATGCCACTTAATAGTACTTTAATTAGGGGTGCACAAAGTTTATTTGGAGTAAAAGCCCAATTACAATTTGGAAAAACCACGATTACAGGTGTTTTCTCAGAACAAAAATCTCAAGCTAAAAGTGTTGTAGCCGAAGGAGGAGGAACTGTTCAGAATTTTGATTTGTACGCCTTAAACTATGATAATGACAGACACTTTTTCTTATCTCAATATTTTAGAAATAAGTACGATTCAGCATTAAGAAAATACCCTTTTATCGATAGTCGTGTTCAAATAACACGATTAGAGGTTTGGGTAACTAATAAACAAAATCGAGTTAGTACAACCAATAATAATTTAAGAAATATTATTGCACTGCAGGATTTGGGAGAAGCACAATTAGCAGGAATTCCAGATAATGAAGTTGTAGTTTTAAACCCTTCAGCAGGAATTTTTCTTAAACAAATAGGTTCACCATCAGACAATGGGAACAATAAATATGATCCTAAATTAATTTCTGTAGGATCAGGTTTATTGAATGATAAAATACGAGAAATTGTTACTTCAAATTCAGGGTTTAATACTACAGTAAATGAAGGGCAGGATTATTCAAAATTAGAAAATGCAAGAAAGTTAAATTCTAATGAATATACTTTTAATGCACAATTAGGATATGTATCGTTGCAACAACGATTGGCAAATGATGAAGTTCTGGCGGTAGCTTATGAGTACACAATGGGAGATCAAGTGTATCAGGTTGGAGAATTTGGAAACGATGGTGTAGACGCTACATTAGTAACAGGAAATAATCCTTCAAATCAAGCAATCATAACACAAAGTTTGATATTGAAGATGCTGAAGAGTAACTTGACTAATGTTAAAAATCCAGTTTGGAACTTGATGATGAAAAACATCTATCAAATTCCTGGGGCATACCAAATAAAACAGGAAGATTTTAGATTTAATATACTATATACAGATCCATCTCCTATAAATTATATTACACCAGTAAATAGTTCAACGCCATTTCCTCCAAATCCTACTCCAGATATGAGAGTAACCGATACGCCTTTGCTTAAGGTATTTGATTTGGATAAATTAAATTATAATAATGATCCTCAAGTAGGGGGTGATGGTTTTTTTGATTTCATACCAGGAATAACAATAGACGCCCAAAATGGTAGAATTATATTTACGACTAAGGAACCTTTTGGAGAACGACTATTTACTAAATTATCAAATAACGCAGGTGAAGATTATCGTAATACAAGTACATATAATCCAAATCAGAGTAAATATGTATTCCGTAATATGTATTCCAATACACAATCGGGGGCTTTACAAGATAGCGATAAAAATAAATTCTTATTAAGAGGTAAATATAAATCTACTGGAGGTGACGGGATTCCTATTGGAGCTTTTAATGTTCCTCAAGGATCAGTTGTTGTTACTGCCGCAGGTCGTGTTTTGGTTGAAGGAATTGATTATAGTGTAAATTATCAGTTAGGAAGAGTTCAAATTTTGGATCCTTCACTCCAAGCATCAAATACACCAATTGAAATTTCATTAGAGAATAATTCTATTTTCGGACAACAAACCCGAAGATTTATGGGAGTAGATATACAACATAAAATTTCTGAAAATTTTACTGTTGGAGGTACTTTCTTGCAAATGACAGAGAAACCGTTTACACAAAAATCAAGTTACGGACAAGAATCTGTAAATAACATGATTTATGGTTTCAATACAAATTTCTCTACAGAAGTTCCTTTCTTTACCCGATTGGTAAATAAATTGCCATTTATGGATACTGATGTACCTTCTAATCTTTCGATAAGAGGAGAGGTAGCTTTCTTAAAACCAGGAACTCCAAAAGCAGATAATTTTGAAGGAGAATCAACGATTTATGTAGATGACTTCGAAGGGTCGCAATCTACTATCGACATGCGTTCGGCTTATGCGTGGAGCTTGGCATCAACACCAGAAGAGAATAGCTTAAGTACGTATAATTTTAATGCAAAAAATAATGATTTAAGTTACGGTTTTAAAAGAGCAAAACTGTCATGGTATACTATTGATCCAATTTTTTATGCATCAAAACCTTCTGGAATTTCTAATGATGATTTATCATTAAATACTACTCGTAGAATTTATAGTGAAGAGTTGTATCCATTAACAGATATAGCACAAGGACAATCTCAAGTAGTGAATACGTTAGATTTAACCTATTATCCATCAGAAAGAGGGCCATATAATAATGATCTAAATTATGCATTAAATCCAAAAGATAATTTTGGGGGGATAATGCGTGCTTTGAGTTCAACAGATTTTGAACAAGGAAATGTCGAGTATATCCAATTCTGGGTATTAGACCCATTTGTGGGTGCAGGTAAGACAGATCAAAGTAATACAGGTAAGGTTTATTTTAACTTAGGTGAAATTTCTGAAGACATCTTAAAAGATGGTAGAAAACAATATGAAAACGGTTTAGGGCCAAATCAGATATTAGCAAAGCCACAACCTATATGGGGAGATGTTCCAGCATCGCAATCTTTAATTTATGCATTTGATAATAACTCTTCTAACAGAGCGAATCAAGATGTGGGGTTAGATGGTTTACCAAATGCTAAAGAAGGAACTATTTATAATAATTTTGCTTCAGAAGCAGATCCCGCAGCAGATGATTATAGATATTATTTAAATACCACGGGAGGCGTTCTAGATCGTTATAAAAATTATAATGGATTAGAAGGAAACTCAGCAGTAGATATAAATGATGCCAATAGAGCTTCGACGACACTTCCGGATGTAGAAGATATCAATAGGGATAACACTATGAATACGATTAATGCCTATTATGAGTATAGCATAGATGTTAAGCCAAATATGAAAGAAGGGCAAAATTTTGTTACAGATATAAGAAATACGCAAGTAACAATGGCAAACGGATCAGTTACTGAAGCCAGATGGATACAGTTTAAAATCCCAGTATCACAGCCTCAAAATACAATAGGTACTATATCAGATTTTAGATCAATTCGTTTCATGAGAATGTTTATGACTGGATTTGAAAGCGATGTTACAGTTCGTTTTGGAGCATTAGATTTAGTAAGAGGTGAGTGGAGAAGATATACAAATACATTAGATCCAACAGATGTTAATGTAGATGATGACAATACTACTTTTGATGTTGCGGCAGTAAATATTGAAGAGAATGGTGCTAGATGTCCAGTGAACTATGTTTCGCCTCCAGGAGTAGCACGTGAACAATTGTATAATAATAATACTATCATCAATCAAAATGAGCAGGCATTAGCATTGCGAGTTTCAGGAGGTGGATTGCAACCAAAAGATGCTAGAGCTGTATTTAAAAATGTAAGTGTTGATATGCGTCAATACAACAGATTAAAAATGTTTTTGCATGCGGAGTCATTGCCAGATGAAATAGTATTAAGAGATGGACAAATGGTAGGTTTTATCCGTTTTGGAAATGACTTTACACAAAATTTTTACCAAATTGAGATTCCTTTAAAAGTAACAATTCCAACTTCTTTGTCAGGTTCAGGTTCAGATTGTTCCCCTTTAAGCCCTGAAGTTGTTTGGCCAGCAGAAAATAATATTGATTTAGACCTGTCGCTATTAACGAAGATGAAAATTGCGGCAATGAAAATTGATCCTAATACGCTTCCGTTAGACGGAATTTATTATCCAGATGATGATATATTAAATTCAGGTGGAGATGGAGACAATAATATGCGATTGGGTATAAAAGGAAATCCTAATTTTGGATTAGTTAGGAATTTAATGGTAGGTGTTAAAAATGCCGAGCTGCACCAAAATGTTAAAGGAGAAGTGTGGTTTAATGAGTTGCGCCTTGCCGGAATGGATAATAAAGGAGGTATGGCAGCAATATTAAATATTGATACTAATTTTGCTGATTTTGCAACTGTTTCTGCAACAGGTCGAAAAAGCACTATAGGATTTGGCTCTCTAGAACAAGGACCAAATGAAAGAAGCAGAGAAGATATACAACAATATAATATTGTAACTAATTTAAATTTAGGGAAATTATTGCCACCAAAGTGGGGAATTAACCTACCTTTTAATTATGCAGTAGGTGAAGAAACAATTACGCCAGAGTACGATCCGTTTAATGAAGATATTAAGCTAAAACAATTGTTGGATGTAACTAGTAATTCAGTCGAAAGAGAAAATATAAAAAATCGCGCTATAGATTATACAAAGCGTAGAAGTATCAATTTTATAGGAGTTAGAAAAGACAGAGCGCCAGAGCAAAAACAACATATTTACGATCCCGAAAACTTTACGTTTTCACAATCGTACAATGAGGTAGAGCGTCACGATTATGAGATAAAAAGTTATGAAGATAAACAATCGAGTACAACTGTAAATTATGCATACAGTTTTCAGCCAAAAACAGTTGAGCCATTCAAGAAAACTAAATATTTTAAGAAAAGTGATTATTGGAAAATGTTGAGTGATTTCAATTTTAATTATTTACCATCAAACATCACGTTCAATACTAATATTATAAGACAATACAACCGTCAGGAGTTTAGACAAGTTGAGAATGTTGAGGGTCTTGGATTGGATCCTATGTATAGAAGGAATTTTGCTTTTAACTACCAGTATGGATTTAATTTTAACCTTACAAAATCATTAAAGATAAATTATACAGCATCATCAAATAATATTGTTAAAAATTATTTGAATGCTGATAATGAGCCTATCGATAGCTTTAGTATTTGGGATAGTTACTGGGATATTGGTACGCCAAATCAGCATATGCAACAATTGGTTTTAAACTATGAAATTCCGTTATATAAAATACCAGTATTAGGATTTTTAAAAGCGAGTTATTCTTATACTGGAGATTATTCTTGGCAACGCACATCAGAGGCATTATCAACTTTTGAAGATGATAAAGGAGGGGTGTATGATTTAGGAAATACAGTTCAAAACGCAAATTCGAATACATTTACTGCAGCGATGAATATGAATACGCTTTATAAGTATTTGGGACTTACAAAAGGAGGGGCCAAAATGACTAAAGTAAAACCAACTGTGCCAAAGCCAGGAGAAAAAGTAGTAAATACAAATCAAGCATTAGCAAAAAATAGTATGTTTCAAGATGGTTTAATGGGGATCGTAACAAGTATAAAAAACATTCAGGTTAATTATACGGTTAATAGCGGAACTGTTTTACCAGGATATACACCAAGTGTTGGATTCTTAGGTTCGTCTCGACCATCATTAGGATTTATTTTTGGAAGTCAGGATGATGTGCGTTACGAGGCAGCTAAAAACGGATGGTTAACCAATTATCAGGATTTTAATCAGAACTTTTCACAGGTAACAAATAAGATGCTAAAAGCTACGGCCAATATTGATTTATTACCAGATTTAAAAATTGATTTGAATTTTGATCGTTCTTATTCAGCTAATTTTTCAGAGCAATATGATGTTGATGCTACAGGACAGTATCATGCAAGATCGCCATACAATTATGGAATGTTTTCTATTTCGACAATTTTAATAAAGACTGCATTTTCTACTAGCAATGAAATTTCTTCATCTGCATTTGATGATTTTAGATCTAACCGTTTAGAAATTGCAAATCGTTTGGCCGAAAGTCATTATGGTTCTGGAGCTGAGATTCCGAGATATGGAGACGTAAATAATCCGATTCCTGTACTCCCGACTGATCCTAATTATGCTAAGAGAGATATTTATGTGTCAAACGAGGGTTATCCTATAGGGTATACAAAAAGTAATCAGGCAGTTTTACTTCCTTCATTCTTAGCTGCCTATTCAGGAAGTAGTGCATCAAGTAGTCCAACAGGTATTTTTAGGAATTTCCCACTTCCAAACTGGAGTATAAAGTATAATGGGTTGATGCGTTACCGATACTTTAAAGAAAACTTTAAACGTTTTTCATTACAACATAATTATAGAGCATCTTATACAATTAATCAGTATCGTTCTAATTTTAAATATGACCAAAATGTAGGGAAACAAGACCCAGATAACGATAATTTTTATAATGCAACAATCATGTCTAATGTGAACTTAGTGGAACAATTTAGTCCATTAATCAGGATGGATTTTGAGTTAAAAAGTTCTTTGAAAGTGCTTACAGAAATTAAAAAAGATAGAGCATTGTCAATGAGTTTTGATAATAATTTATTGACAGAAGTTAAAGGGATGGAATATATAATAGGTCTTGGATATCGTATTAAAGATGTGATTTTTTCGTCGACATTGGCAGATAGTCCTACAGGAATAATAAAAAGTGATATCAATATAAAAGGAGATTTGTCGTATAGAAATAACCAAACAATGGTTCGTTACTTAGATTATGATAACAATCAACTAGCTGCAGGACAAAATATTTGGTCAGTAAAGATCACGGCAGATTATTCATTTAGTAAGAACTTAACAGCTATTTTTTATTACGATCATTCTTTCTCTAAAGCAGTTATTTCGACTTTATATCCTTTAACGAATATCCGATCAGGGTTTACCATTCGATATAATTTTGGAAATTAAATTTCAGATTCAGAAGAGAATTTGATTAGAAGATTATTACATTTGCCCTATTAGAATTCAATTATCAATTATCAATAAGTATTTATTATGAATATACCAACAAATTTAAAGTACACAAAGGATCACGAATGGGTTAGCATTGAAGGTGATGTTGCAACAGTAGGAATTACTCACTTTGCACAAAAAGAATTAGGAGACATCGTTTATGTTGAAGTAGAAACTTTAGATCAAACACTTGATAAAGATGAAGTTTTTGGAACAGTTGAAGCTGTAAAAACTGTTTCAGATTTGTTCTTGCCTTTGTCTGGAGAGATTATTGCTTTTAATGAAAACTTAGAAAGTGCTCCAGAAACAGTAAATTCTGATCCTTACGGAGATGGATGGATGATTAAAATTAAAATTTCAAATACATCAGAATTAGATTCTTTATTATCTGATGAGGCTTATAAAGAATTAATAGGTGCTTAAAAAAATAATTTTTTTATGTTTGGCTTTATTCTGGACAGGAGTTATCATTTTTCTCTGTTTAACCGAATCAAGTAATATACCGGTTGTAAGTATTCCTCACATAGATAAATTAGTTCATTTTTGTTTTTATTTTGGTTTTAATTTTCTTTGGTTTTTGTATTTTAAAAAAGAATTTAAGAATGTAGATGATTTCAGACCATTATTACTCGCTTTTGTTTTTTCAACTTTTTTTGGAATTACAATTGAGATTTTACAAAGTGAATATACTTTAACAAGAAGTGCAGATATGATGGATTTTTTAGCAAATTCATTAGGAGCAACATCCGCAATAATAGCAGTGCTACTGTTTAATAAAATAGTCACTAAAATAGTAAATTAAATAAAATCCCACTTCAGTGGGATTTTTTGTTTTTAGGCTTTATTGATTGTTCGTTATAAAGATTTTGTTGTGTATAAACACGATTAAAAGTAGTTTTTAATTGGAGACTTGTCTCAATATAAAGCGTATTTTTGTTAATCAAGATTTAATGCAATTAATTTATTATTACTATGAATATTAGACAATACTTAGACTCAACATATTTAAAAACTGCTACTCAAGCAAATTTGAGCGAAGCCGAAAACACACAAATAGTTAAGAATATAATTATAGAAGCAATAGCAGAACAATTTAAATTAATAATGATTCGTCCTGACAAAGTAAGTTTAGCTAAACAAATAATTTCTGAGGCTAAATCGAATCTTTTAATAGGTACTGTAATTGATTTTCCTGAAGGAAAATCAAGTCTAGAAGAAAAGCTTGCAGAAGCAAGTAAAGCAATACAAGACGGAGCAAATGAATTGGATTTTGTGTGTAATTATGAGGCATTCAAAAATGGAGAAATTGATTTGGTTAAAAACGAAATTTTGCAGTGTACATTATTAGGACTAACTAATAATAAAGTTGTAAAATGGATTATCGAAGTTGCTGCACTCAATGATAAAGAAATTATACAATTATCAGCACTCATTAAAAATATAGTCATTCAGAATTTTGAAGAGAATGAATATTCTTCTGTTTTTGTAAAATCGTCGACAGGTTTTTATAAAACAGAAAACAACATGCCAAATGGCGCAACTATTCCGTCAATTCTTATGATGCTTGAAAATGCTTCACCGTTGCCTGTAAAAGCCGCAGGCGGGGTAAGAACATATGAAGAAGCTGTAGAAATGATTAAGCTTGGTGTAAAACGTATAGGAACATCAAATGCTAAAGCAATAGCTGACAGAGAAATTTCGAAAAATGAGTACTAATTTCACAACGTAAAACTATATGAATAAAGGATCCTTAACTTTTTTTATAGCATTATTCTCTCTATTAGGTTTTTCTCAGGTAACAAATAGTATAAAGGTAAACTCTAATTTTCCTTCGGAGGAGTTTCCGATTTTTCCAACTTGTGAAAGTTCAAAGGCGAAAGCCTTAGAAAAATGTTTTTATGATCAAGTTCAGGATCTAGTATTTAATAATTTTCAAGTTCCACCAACTTTAAGACAGAATAATTATTCTGGAGATGTTAAGGTGCTTTTTGAAGTTGATAAAAATGGTGAGTTCAAAGTAATTTATGTTAATGCAAATAATGATGAATTAGTTAAGGAAACCAAGCGTTTATTTGCTACACTCCCTAAAATCAAGCCTGCTACTTATAATGGGAGAGCTACGTATTCAAAATATACAATCGTAATTAATATACCATTAAAATCTACTGGTCAAATTTTGGAAGAGGCCCTCGCTAATGCTAAAATTATTAAACCTGCAGCTAAACCATTGACAGAGTTAGATAGCATTGTTTATAAAAAGTATACGAATCCTGAGTTTGAAAGTCAGTTAAATATTCCATTTTCTCATAGTTATTATGCTCAATTTGATGGCGCCTTGAATAAAGTAGGGAGTAATAATCATACAGGTTCAAAACCATATACTTATGCTGAAGTATCTAAGTATTATAATCTCAAAGCAGTAAATGAATCGCTTAAAAAGAATGTTTCAACTTGGTTTGGACGTAAACTTTGGAATGAAAGTTTAGTTGAAGTCGAGGGAGAAGGGTATTGGTTTACATTAAATGCTATAATGGACTTGCAATTAGGTAAAGATACAAAAAGTGATATTTCTCACACTTATGTAAATACCCGAGCATTAAATTTTAGAGGAGGATTGGGTAAACAACTTAATTTTACTACAACTGTTTTTGAAAGTCAAGGAAGATTTGCAGATTATTATAATAGTTATGCGCAATCTATAAAGCCTTCAGGGGGAAATCCTGGGGTTGTTCCGGGAATTGGAATAGGTAAGGAGTTTAAAACAAATGGTTTTGATTTTCCTTCAGCCGAAGCAAATTTGACTTATACACCAAGTAAGTTTTTTAATTTTCAATTGGGCTATGGAAGAAATTTTATAGGAGACGGATATCGTTCTTTATTAGAAAGTGATGGGGCAAGTCCATATCCGTATTTTAAAATGAATACAACCTTTTGGAAGATAAAATATACAAATACGTATATGTTTCTTAAAGATATCCGAGAAGAAGCAACAGTTGATAAAACATATGCCAGTAAATTCATGGCGAATCATTATTTAAGTTTGAATGTTACAAATAGACTAAACTTAGGCTTTTTCGAATCTGTAGTTTGGACCAATAGTAACGATAGGGGATTTGATGTGGCTTTCGCTAATCCAATTATTTTTTATAGATCAGTAGAATTTGCTTCCTCGGCTAAAAGTGGTAATGCTTTACTTGGTTTAACGGCAAAATACAAATGGAATGATCAAATAAATTTCTATGGACAATTTCTTTTAGATGAATTCTCAGTTAGCGATATGAAAAGTGGAGAAAAAAGCTGGAAGAATAAATTTGGATATCAGTTAGGAGCTAAATATTATAATGCTTTTCAAATTCCAAATTTATTAGTGCAGTTAGAGTATAATCATGTGCGTCCATATGTATATTCGCATAGTGCAGTTATTACAAATTATGGGCATAATAATCAAAGTGTTGGACATCAGTGGGGTGGTAATTTCAGTGAGCTTATTGCAATAGCACGATATCATAAAGGAAGGTATTTTGCAGATGCAAAAATTACTACAGGTAAGAGAGGTTTGGATTTTGATACAACAGAGGATTCATTTAACTATGGGGCGAATATCTATAAAAGCTATGATAGTAAAAGGCCTTATAATACTGGTGTGAAAGTTGGACAAGGAAATAAAACAGCAGTTTTTATTACTGATATACAGGCTGGGTATTTGGTAAATCCAGCAACTAATTTGAAATTATTCGGAAGTTTGATTTATAGAAGTTTCGATCCTACTAAAGACACTGAGGTTACTTTTAAGCAAAGTACAACTTGGTTTACTTTCGGATTAAGAGCAGATGTCTTTAATTGGTATTTTGATTATTGAAATATTTAGTAAGATTTTTTGCAAATGATTCGCTTTTATGGTGAATTTGAGGTGTATTTGATTGCTCTATTTAAAAAAATGTAATTTTATCATCCTAAATTCTGCAATCTAATTTGTACATTTGCACCAGTTTTGGAAAAACAAAAATAACAACGCATTGGACGCAACACAAAATTCACTTTCACTCAAATCTATATTTAATGATTTCAAAGAAATCACAAAAGCAGGACTCGCTGTTAGTGTTTTGTTTTCTTCAATAGCAGGTTATTTACTTGGTTTTGATGATAAACATCCTTTTCAATGGACCGTACTTCTAGTTTTAGCAATTGGAGGATATTGTATGGTAGGAGCTTCAAACGCTTTTAATCAAGTTATTGAGAAAGATTTGGATGCCTTAATGGATAGAACAAAGAATCGACCAGTTCCTTCTGGGAGAATGTCTTCAAGAGTAGCTTTGATTGTAGCAAGTTTACTAACAATTATAGGGTTAACTTTACTTTATACAATCAATCCTAAAACAGCAATGTTTGGTGCGATTTCTATATTTTTATATACCAGTGTTTATACACCTTTAAAAACGGTAACATCATTGTCGGTTTTTGTTGGGGCTTTTCCTGGCGCAATACCATTTATGTTAGGATGGGTTGCTGCTACAGGAGAATTTGGTATAGAAGCAGGGACACTTTTTTTAATTCAGTTTTTCTGGCAGTTTCCTCATTTTTGGGCTATTGGCTGGTTTTTATATGAGGATTATGAAAAAGCAGGGTTTTTTATGCTTCCTACAGGGAAAAAAGATAAAGGAACTGCATTACAGGTTATTTTATACACAGTATGGCTTATAGTGGCTTCACTTTTACCAGCTTTAGGATATACAGGTAAATTGTTTATTACACCAATAGCGGCGGTTTTAGTGTTTCTGTTGGGGATTTGGATGTTGATTTATGCAGTTCGTTTGTATAAGTTAAGAACAGCCAAGGCAGCAAGGACATTGATGTTGGTAAGTGTTTCTTATATCACCTTGTTACAGTTGATTTATATATTTGATAAATTTTTGAGATAATTATGGAAATGACAATGACAGCAGATGAATATAGAGCAAGGAGCGCTAAGTCATCTAAATTAATTTTATTGTTCGCAATGGTTAGTATGACCATGATGTTTGCAGGACTTACAAGTGCTTTTGTGGTTAGTAAGTCAAGAACCGATTGGTTGAAGGATTTTCAATTGCCACCAGCATTTTTTTATAGTACTTTGGTAATTATTGGGTGTAGTGTTACTTTTCACTTAGCCAAAAATGCAATGCAAAAGGATAATAGAAAAGCAACAACTAATTTACTTTTGACTACTTTAGCATTAGGAATCTTATTTGTGGTTTTACAATTTGTAGGTTTTGGACAAATAGTAGCAAATGGCTATTATTTTACAGGAGCTGAGAGTACAATAACTACAACTTTCTTGTATGTTGTAACGGTTACACACTTATTTCACTTAGCTGGAGGGATCATTTCTCTCTTAGTTATTATTTATAATCATTTTAAACAGAAATACAATTCGACTCAAACTCTTGGAATAGAACTAGGTGCAATGTACTGGCACTTTCTTGATTTCTTGTGGGTCTATTTATTTTTATTTTTATATTTCTTTAAATAAGAAAAAAACGTAAATTTGGGAACTTTTTAACGAATATCTTTTATGGAAGCGACAGTTACTACTGCAAATAACGAAGAAAAAACTTGGGGAGGCGGC is a genomic window containing:
- the gcvH gene encoding glycine cleavage system protein GcvH; the protein is MNIPTNLKYTKDHEWVSIEGDVATVGITHFAQKELGDIVYVEVETLDQTLDKDEVFGTVEAVKTVSDLFLPLSGEIIAFNENLESAPETVNSDPYGDGWMIKIKISNTSELDSLLSDEAYKELIGA
- a CDS encoding VanZ family protein, whose protein sequence is MALFWTGVIIFLCLTESSNIPVVSIPHIDKLVHFCFYFGFNFLWFLYFKKEFKNVDDFRPLLLAFVFSTFFGITIEILQSEYTLTRSADMMDFLANSLGATSAIIAVLLFNKIVTKIVN
- the deoC gene encoding deoxyribose-phosphate aldolase yields the protein MNIRQYLDSTYLKTATQANLSEAENTQIVKNIIIEAIAEQFKLIMIRPDKVSLAKQIISEAKSNLLIGTVIDFPEGKSSLEEKLAEASKAIQDGANELDFVCNYEAFKNGEIDLVKNEILQCTLLGLTNNKVVKWIIEVAALNDKEIIQLSALIKNIVIQNFEENEYSSVFVKSSTGFYKTENNMPNGATIPSILMMLENASPLPVKAAGGVRTYEEAVEMIKLGVKRIGTSNAKAIADREISKNEY
- a CDS encoding energy transducer TonB; amino-acid sequence: MNKGSLTFFIALFSLLGFSQVTNSIKVNSNFPSEEFPIFPTCESSKAKALEKCFYDQVQDLVFNNFQVPPTLRQNNYSGDVKVLFEVDKNGEFKVIYVNANNDELVKETKRLFATLPKIKPATYNGRATYSKYTIVINIPLKSTGQILEEALANAKIIKPAAKPLTELDSIVYKKYTNPEFESQLNIPFSHSYYAQFDGALNKVGSNNHTGSKPYTYAEVSKYYNLKAVNESLKKNVSTWFGRKLWNESLVEVEGEGYWFTLNAIMDLQLGKDTKSDISHTYVNTRALNFRGGLGKQLNFTTTVFESQGRFADYYNSYAQSIKPSGGNPGVVPGIGIGKEFKTNGFDFPSAEANLTYTPSKFFNFQLGYGRNFIGDGYRSLLESDGASPYPYFKMNTTFWKIKYTNTYMFLKDIREEATVDKTYASKFMANHYLSLNVTNRLNLGFFESVVWTNSNDRGFDVAFANPIIFYRSVEFASSAKSGNALLGLTAKYKWNDQINFYGQFLLDEFSVSDMKSGEKSWKNKFGYQLGAKYYNAFQIPNLLVQLEYNHVRPYVYSHSAVITNYGHNNQSVGHQWGGNFSELIAIARYHKGRYFADAKITTGKRGLDFDTTEDSFNYGANIYKSYDSKRPYNTGVKVGQGNKTAVFITDIQAGYLVNPATNLKLFGSLIYRSFDPTKDTEVTFKQSTTWFTFGLRADVFNWYFDY
- the cyoE gene encoding heme o synthase, which gives rise to MDATQNSLSLKSIFNDFKEITKAGLAVSVLFSSIAGYLLGFDDKHPFQWTVLLVLAIGGYCMVGASNAFNQVIEKDLDALMDRTKNRPVPSGRMSSRVALIVASLLTIIGLTLLYTINPKTAMFGAISIFLYTSVYTPLKTVTSLSVFVGAFPGAIPFMLGWVAATGEFGIEAGTLFLIQFFWQFPHFWAIGWFLYEDYEKAGFFMLPTGKKDKGTALQVILYTVWLIVASLLPALGYTGKLFITPIAAVLVFLLGIWMLIYAVRLYKLRTAKAARTLMLVSVSYITLLQLIYIFDKFLR
- a CDS encoding cytochrome c oxidase subunit 3, with translation MEMTMTADEYRARSAKSSKLILLFAMVSMTMMFAGLTSAFVVSKSRTDWLKDFQLPPAFFYSTLVIIGCSVTFHLAKNAMQKDNRKATTNLLLTTLALGILFVVLQFVGFGQIVANGYYFTGAESTITTTFLYVVTVTHLFHLAGGIISLLVIIYNHFKQKYNSTQTLGIELGAMYWHFLDFLWVYLFLFLYFFK